The genomic window ATTAGACAGTGGGGGGGAACTACGGCGTCAACGCCATGATGGCCAGTCGGAGCATGTCCGAGTTTCATGCCCAAGTTTGCAATTTCTGCAGCATGTCAACCGGGCCAGTCAAGCGAGCCTCGATGTCCGCAAACGCAAACGCATCGAGACCGCTCTGCTCCGCGGACTCTTCCACAGCGGGGTCCTGCCATTCGTGCGTCCTTTTCGTGCCAGGCTGCGAGATCGATTCGCCCTGACACGGACAGCTGTCAGATTCGATAAAGACCAGCCGGCCTCATCGCCAAGCATGATGTTGGCCGGGTTCATGTGGCTGTGGACCAAACAGGCCGAGCGAGTGCAGGTTAGCGGATCTCGTCCAGCAGACCGTCGAGACCGGCCCTGAGCTCCTCCTCAGCGACGGACTGCCGGCCGTTGGACGAAATAGAGGTGCATTTGTTGAGGCTCCGGAAGTTGACCGTTTCCATGAGCGTTGCGCGGTGCCGATGGGAGCAGAGCCCCGCTGCGCGGCCGTTCGTCTCGCGGCAGCCGTGGTATGTACACCGCCATGTTGTCTGTGTTGGTCGTTCTGTTTCGAGAGGTAATAGTCTGGGCCTTGCCGAAGTTTTGAAGTATACCTTGAACGTAGTGGAACTGAAGCTTCCCATTGACCTGTTTCAAACATTCTGCAAAGTCAACGATTTCCATGGCGAACGATTACAATACGATGGAGGGAGTAAGTGAAAGCCTGCCCCAGCAACTGGACCAATTTATGTTTTCTGCTGAATGTAACGCCAAGCATTGACATGCAGCTCCTTCCTACTCCGGAAAGCATGACAGTTTGGTCCTGACGCACCACAAGCATCAAACGGGATTGTAGTATAGTGGTCAGTACTTCTCGTTGTGGTTTCCGAACTTACAGCGGCCGAGAGGACCCAGGTTCGATTCCTGGCAATCCCAGCCTTTTTTTTCCTGTACCCTCTTAGTTGAGGGGCTGATGTATTTTGGCCAAAGGTCTTCAGGAATCACGATCAAGAACTTGCGCTAGGCTCAAGCCATCTTTGTTGGCGTGTTAGCAAACTCCAAGGTTGCCTTGAGCATGACGGAGAGACAACCTGAAATGTCTCGCCCTGTGAATGCACCGTGCTTCGGTCTCGGGGTTTGGCTGTAGTTTATAAGGAGACGGACGATTCTATGACCACAGAAAATGCCAAACTCCTGATCTTTGAATCTAGAGAATGCAAACAGCCTGGCTGAAGAACTGGGCTCTGGCAATGCAAGTTGAAGCTGGCTGCCGACAGAGACGCTGTGGAGCTCTCTCCCCACACGTCAGCATAATCGCATCGCAACTGCCAAATGCGGGGCTTGCACTCGAACTTACAAAAAAGCAGGCTAAATCAAACAAACAGCGAAATTTAACTGGAACCCTCAGAAATTAATGCCTGTGGGAAAATCCGAGGGGCCACTGCGATCCAGAGCCAACTTGTTCAGAACTCACCCGTCATTGACCATCATCCTCTCGCTCCTGATCCTGATCCTGGCCATCTTCacctccgccagcaccagcgtcatcccccgcctcggcctgctcttCGGCCACCTCACTCCCCGACACACcccggccaccaccacccgccacgtgacaacagcagcaacaatgACCACCATCTACGCCGCGGAGCTGGAAgtcgcgcagctggccgTGCAGCGCGCGGCGCAGCTGACCAAGCGCGTCTTCCGCGAGAAGGGGACCAAGGGCGCGGTGGCCAAGGACGACGCGTCGCCGGTGACGGTGGGCGACttcggcgcgcaggcgctgatcatcgccgcgctgcgcgcgcgcTTCCCGCACGACGCCatcgtcgccgaggaggaggccgcgccgctgcggacggacgcggcgctgcgcgagcgcaTCTGGCGGCTCGTGCGCGAGACCCGCCTGGACgacgtcgcggccgaggggctgctgggcggcgcggtcgCGGATGTGGAGGACATGCTGGCGCTGATTGATCGCGGGAAgagcgagggcggccggcgcggccgggtgTGGACGATCGATCCGATCGATGGGACCAAGGGGTTTCTGAGGGGCGGGCAGTACgcggtggcgctggcgctgctggagaaTGGGGATGTGAAGGTGGGCGTGCTCGGGTGCCCGAACCTGCCGGTGGACGATGCCGCGCCGTTGACGGCGGATATCGGCGCCAACCAGACGGAtgaggaggggaggggcgTGATCTTCTCGGCGGTCATCGGGCAAGGGGCTTGGAGCAGGCCGCTGGGCacgggcgcgctggccgagggcaAGCGGATCTCGATGAAGCCGATCACGGAGATGTCGAGCGCGAGCTTCTGCGAGAGCGTCGAGGCGGGCCACTCGAACCAGTCCGAGGCCGCGCAGATCGCGCAGAAGCTGGGCATCACCAAGCCCAGCGTCCGGATGGACTCGCAGGCCAAGTACGGCTCCATCGCCCGCGGCGCGGGGGATATCTATCTGCGTCTCCCGACGTCCAAGACATACCAGGAGAAGATCTGGGACCACGCGGCGGGCGACTTGATCGTCAGGGAAGCGGGCGGTCAGGTCACGGATACCAAGGGGCAACGGCTTGacttcggcgtcggcaggACGCTGGCGACCAACAGCGGTGTGgttgcggcgccggcggcagtTCACGGCCAGGTTCTAGAGGCTGTTCAAGAGGTTCTTGGGCTAAAATGAAGCAGTTCCCCTTGCGATGCGACATCTGATAGTGTACATATTCTATGGCACAGATACAGCCACACCAAATCCCGGCGGCaaaagggggaaaaaaaaactAGTCCTAGACATACAAGGATCGCATCGGCAGCGCCCTCTATTTGATCTTCTTCTGCTTCAGCTTGATCGTCTCGTCGTTGATGAAgatgcccttgcccttgtaCGGCTCGGGGACTCTCCACTTGCGGATGTTGGCGGCGAACTGCATGATCTGCTCCTTGTTGATGCCCTCGAGCAGCAATCTtgtcggctgcggcgcgctggcctTCATGCCCTTCGGCAGGCCCATCTCGACGGGGTGCGAGAAGCCCAGCTTCAGGCAGACGAACTGCTGCCCCGGGtactcctccttctccgggCGCGGCTCGACCGTTGCTCTGTAGCCGATACCGACGAGGCGTAGCACGGCCGTGTGCCCCTCTGATACACCCATAATGTAGTTGTTGAGATACGACCATGTGGTCCCTGCCGAGACGCTGTCAGCGCGCTGCGTCCCGGGCCGTCTGCGGAGAGTTTGCGAATGGCTGCATACCCCACATCTCTCTTTGATTCCTCTGCTCCCGGTCCTTCACGCTCAGCGTCACCTTTCTCGCCGCTGTGTCATGATCGATCTGGATGTAATCGGGAATTTCGAGCTCGAGTTGCCCTACAATGGGTCAGTTCTCTGACCAGACTGCTCCTCCAACCTGTGTGTCTccggccggcgctgctcaCCCAAAGGCCCAGTGACCGTCACCTTCCTCTTGTAGGTCTTGCGGTACGATGTCACGTCCTTCTTGACGAACAGGTCCCCAATCGCGAGTTCCACGCCGGGCGGGACCGAGAGCGGTGTCCTGCCGAGCTTTGACGGGCGGACGGTCGTTGCCGAGAAGCTTCGCCTGTTGGCGGGCGTCGTCTGGAAGGCCGGGACGAGGAAGCCCGGTAATGTGACGGTCGACGAGGGAGCGGAGGACACCGCCCTTTGCAGGACCTGCCTCCCTGTCCTTGGTGCGAGCAttgtgggcggcggcgggactgGCAACTCGCGACGCACTGCGGCCCAGGGCTGGATGCGTGGATGCTGCTGTTGTACTTGAAAAAGATAAGTGGGTGGGTCCACCTCTGCTGCTTAGTCATGTTACAGGGGCGTAATCCATGCTCCCCCAAGTCAACTGCCAGTCAGCTGACAGTTCGATGTTGAATCTCCTCATCAACTTCGACATCAGTTCTTGACATTCACCTAGTGTCTCCCCGCAACCCATTGCAATTAAGCCAGGAGCAACTCAGGCGTTGGGTTCTGTTATGGGTGCGCCTCAGTGAAGGGGTGCTTCTAAACGCTCGCTTAGTCACAAGGATACCTCTTGACAAAGGCGTCACAGTCCCGGTCACCCGGCTGTCTTATCACTGAAAGCCCCCGGGCCAGTTGCACTCCTGGCAATGGCAACTGCACTATTTGCAGCTCTAAGAGCTGGGCTTGGGTTTTTGTGAATAGATTCAGGTGGAATGCAGATCGTGGACCGTCAttggccgccgccccacgAAGTTCAGTTTTGATGCTGTCTTGTTGCACAGGCGGCAGCCGTTGTAGTCATAGAGAGAGTCCGTGGTCTCACCTATCAGATCACCCCTATAACAGGGCCCCCTGTCCCTACGACACAGGCATCGCGAGACCTGTCGCCGCCAAAAAGGGGTTGAGTCCGATCTCACAACAGCACCTCAAGCTCTTTGCTCTTTCCCTTCCTGGCATCATGGCCTCCCCTCCCACCAAGTCGCTGCCTTCCCCAGGTTGCGCCTTCTCatttcctttcctttccctTCCTCTCCAACAAATCGCCCAACATACCAGGATATCCCGACCTTCTTCCTCATCGCTTATTCCTCTGGGATCGTGGTTGTCCTCGGTATTCGTAGTTGCGTCAAGAAGATCTCACTCGCAGCTAGCAAGGCACATCAACACGCGGAGCCGACATGCAGATTTACTTGCTTCTGCTGGCCCTCTGGGTGCCGCTCATCAACTCGTTCACTTGGCCGAGCGGGCGTCGAGCCCCAGTTGGTGAGTCGAGTCGATATTGTCGGGCAGACAGCAGACTGattcctctctctctcagAGGCCGCAAACTCAGACAAGCCCTCCGGCCTGCTCCAGAACTCTAGGCTGCCCAACATCTACGCCGTCGCGCTCAGCGAGCTCCAGGAACTTGAGTCGGAGCCCCTCTGCCATCGCGTGGCCGCTCGGCTCCTGGTCAACAACTGCCAGCTGGTGGACGGCAAGGACGAAGCAACCATCCTCACCGACAGCGGCCGGCAGGTGCGCGACTTTGTCGACTCGTACGCCGCCAGCCTGGCCATCTGCGATCTGGAGCGCGGCCGGTTTGCGATTCCCCGTGAGTGTGCGAAGTTCAGGGAGCCGTCGCTCAGCCAGATCGCCATCCGGAGCGAAGCGCAGCTTCATGTGAGCCCCGCTGAGATCGGCCTGTGTCTctcggcgttggcggcgtcggATGCGGCGTGGAGCACCTGGGTCAGCTATCGTCATAAGGCACTGCGCTTTTGCGAGGCCGCGAGGGCCGACAATGAGAAAGGTGGGTGCTCTTCATTGTTTGATTTTTCAAAGCTGGGAGCCGACTGACGGTCTCGATAGCCCAGAACATTCTGCTGTACCAGCGCCTTACGCGAGTCCTCGCCCGTCTCACCGATGGTGTTGAAGCCGAGCTCCAGAAGCGGATGGATGACCTCGACCAGCGCGCCCGTCAGTCCATGGAgaagctcgagcagctcacGCCCCAGATCGGGCGGCTGAGCGAAGGCCTGGCCAGGGTGCAAAACTACCTCTCGGAAGACCTGGATCTGGCGTTGAGGAAGTCCTCCGAATCCGTCCGCGACGGACTCCAGCACGCCGAAaacctgcagcagctgctgggcgTCTTGGTCGCCAATGTCCTCGAGAGCAACTCTCAGCTCGCCTTCGCACACGAGAAGTCAATACAGCAGGCGACTCAGAGGGTCAACGATGATGTGGAAGCTTTGACGTCGGTCATCTACACGGCCGTCATCTCGTCTAGTTCTCTCCAGCAGCACATTGTAAGTTGCACATGTCGATACTGATTCATCTTTGACTCTTTCCTTCTTTGTTTTCTCCATCGttctttctttctcttttgTTTTTCAAAGACCATAAGGACTAACTTTTCTCAAAGGAATTCTCCAACCAacaggccgc from Thermothielavioides terrestris NRRL 8126 chromosome 1, complete sequence includes these protein-coding regions:
- a CDS encoding mitochondrial 54S ribosomal protein YmL16, which translates into the protein MLAPRTGRQVLQRAVSSAPSSTVTLPGFLVPAFQTTPANRRSFSATTVRPSKLGRTPLSVPPGVELAIGDLFVKKDVTSYRKTYKRKVTVTGPLGQLELEIPDYIQIDHDTAARKVTLSVKDREQRNQREMWGTTWSYLNNYIMGVSEGHTAVLRLVGIGYRATVEPRPEKEEYPGQQFVCLKLGFSHPVEMGLPKGMKASAPQPTRLLLEGINKEQIMQFAANIRKWRVPEPYKGKGIFINDETIKLKQKKIK